The following are encoded in a window of Phaseolus vulgaris cultivar G19833 chromosome 3, P. vulgaris v2.0, whole genome shotgun sequence genomic DNA:
- the LOC137807627 gene encoding uncharacterized protein, with protein MSGMLPGVECARRRRLHNSSSRDSSTRSSLCLYTARNLQSPASSSSSSLLERNTVNQANPDENLGGAALEAKRRLDEKFATHLAAENRAQSKSLFQYFAAATQIKLR; from the exons ATGTCTGGCATGCTTCCAGGAGTTGAATGTGCTCGAAGAAGACGATTGCATAACAGTTCCTCTCGCGATTCCAGCACTCGCTCCTCTCTGTGTTTGTATACTGCCAGGAACCTCCAATCccctgcttcttcttcttcttcctctctaTTG GAAAGAAACACGGTGAATCAAGCAAACCCAGATGAAAATCTGGGAGGAGCAGCACTCGAAGCCAAGCGGAGATTGGATGAGAAGTTCGCGACACATTTAGCAGCAGAAAACAGAGCACAAAGCAAAAGCCTTTTTCAATACTTTGCCGCAGCAACTCAGATCAAATTACGATGA